In Maniola jurtina chromosome Z, ilManJurt1.1, whole genome shotgun sequence, the genomic window GTTTGGGCATTGTCTATAAcccactacgctggccaaggaTTGGCAGACATTGCAAACCTTTCAGaatactatggagaactcttaagcttgtaggtttcctcacgatgttttccttcagcgaAACACAAGTCATATTGCTaaaaacgcacttaactccaAGTTAGAAGTTTgtacccgggattgaacccccaaTTCAACAAAGAGGAGGCAGATGTCtttaccactaagctatcacggctcttaTAACAGATTGATTAGACTGGGTTAGCGAGCAATTTTCTTTAAAGTATCTCCGTTATGTTTTTTTACGTTTGATACACACTAATTTGCATcctataatatttatctaatgGAAAAAGGTTGTAGGATTACCAACTCTGATTTGTTAAGGACAACCGGTTACGAAACTTGACAAAATTACGTTACGTTTtgcttttataatttacactggCTCCAAGAATTACGCCATTCATTGATCAAAACACAAAGTAAATGGCACaatgaaatatcaaaaaacGAGTCAAGTACGAGGCGGActcacacacaaagggttccgtaccatcgtacaactcaaaaagaggagtgttataagtttgacgtgtgtatctgtgtatttgtctgtggcatcgtagctcccaaactaaggaaccgattttaatttagtttgtttttgtttgaaaggtggcttgatggagagtgttcttagctataatccaagaaaatcggtttagccgtttgaaagttatcagctcttttctagttactgtaaccttcacttgtcgggggtgttctaaatttttaatttacacttgtttttattatttgctacTATAGTTACAATTGAAATACATACTCTTTGAAAATTAACTCTCACTTATATCCGTTAATGATatacggactgacagacagacggacagctgAGACTTATTAATAggttcccgttggcaccctttggacacgaaaccttaaaaatatagcCAATCCGATACTGGATACCGTAAGTTTTTGAAGACAACTTAGATTCAAAATtccaatagaaatacaaaataataagccAGCTGGCCTTGCAATCCGAATATGGACTCGGAGCTATCTCAACTATTAAAGTAGTACTCACCTAAAATGATCGGGTATATGCATGCGTTACATTGAATCTATCTTTTTTTATACGCACATGGAAACTGTAGAACCAACGCCTTTAATAAGCCTTATACGCaagggcggatcaacaaattgaCGAttactctggtgctgcaaatgttcatgggtggcggtaaccACTTAACATCGGGTGGCCCACCTGCTCGATTGAACAAAATAAGGCCAACTTTTGTGCATAGTCGTTAGGAGTGCTTCGTTTTAATgtctagtaataataaaattgattattTTACCCAGTTAGTTTAAAGCTAATGGACACGTAAATAAAACAagattcattattttaatattttaattacttagcGTTAAATTAGTTAATAGTCGCATTTTTAAAAGAAACCGCATAGATCCGTAGTTTTCTTTGGATAAGAACCGCCAAAGAGGCGTACTGGGGTTTTGGACCAGTCAATTAATATCAAGGCATTAGTTTCGAATACAGATCCTTCCAACGAAcactttttgtaattttgaataataaactCGATACCCAAATTTTTCTCCTTCTCTGGTGATAGTATGTGCGTCACATCAACGCTACCGTCGGGCTGGACATACAATAAGCCATCATACAACTCAACGTTTTTGCACACTTTAGGCCCCAAAGATGGAGGTACTATTTCACTTACATGATCAATGTCGGATCTATATCTGTTTATATCGGGAATTTTTTCTAAACCTccaataaaacttattttgttCGCTTCGGCATTATCGCCAATGATATAGCGTTCATTTAGAGCGTTGCCTATTTTAATGTtctgattaaaattatttttgttagaaACTTTTTTGTTCCTGCTGTCAGCAAATATGTTGAGATTAGGTTTTTTAGTACTTTTTGTAACCTTATTATCTGAAAGAATACCTTGGTTGTattccaatattgaaattgaacTCGGGTTAGTGCTAGAAACGTTCAATATTTCTAATGCCGCATTACGCCCGTTAAGTGTGTCTGcttcatcaatatttttaactattttgtGACTCTCGGGTCTATATTTTGATCTTAATGATGGATGGTTTTTGTTGTCTGTATTTATATCTTTGTCAATACTAGTATCAATTTCTCCTGACTCCATGTTAATGCGTCGAGGTGTGTAGTCATTATTGTATGACTTAATATTatgccatttatttgcatttGATAAACTTTTGGTATACATTTCATTACTATCAATAAACTTTTTTTCTACGTTTTCATCAACAAAATATTCTGCAGACTTCAAAAATGGAAGTATTGCcattaatttactatttttatataaaccactGTTAGATAAGGCTTTCATAGAATTAACTTTAGAAGCGGCTGCAAAAGGTGTAGGTTTCAAATTTTCGGAACTAAAAATTGTTTCACTTGAAATTTGACTATCCACATTCCTATAAAATCTGTGATATTTATCACTTGTTACTGTTTGGCCTCGATTTATAATTTCCACGTTTTTGGGTAGGGATTTTGCATGTGATTCTAAGATTTGACTTCTTATGTcatcttgtaaaattttaacattAATTTGTGGATGTGTAATATCACGTTTATGAATAGTATTAGTTTTAATGTTACGCCGTTCAAATTTGAAAGGTTGCACTTTAGTCAATTTATAATCTGAAGCGTATGGAAGAGTATCCGAGAATTTAACAAGTGGTATTGTTGAAGGAacctttttcaattttttattttcgaaATTAGTGTTTTTAAGATAATTTAATACGCTATTAGCGAACTGAGAACTTGTCCATTGACCGtacacttttgtatttttatcataCGGGGGAGGCTTAACTACTTCtgatatttcatatttattttcattgtacATAAGGTTTGATTTGCCACTCTCTTTTATTTCAAAGGATGTCTTTAAAAatgggtttttaatttttacacttGTGCGTATGTAGTCGTTAAATGATACCGGTGGTGGGGGAGTTTCGTATTCTGATATAGTAGGAAGTTCTTGTGTTCCCGAACCAGACTGTTCTCTTGCTTTACTATTATGGCCTTTAAATTTACCTATATTTCCAGCCTCATTCAGAAGATTCCAgaagtttattttttcattatcgTGAGTAGTTGGGCGGATGTTTGGTTTTCTTGTAAAGTCTaaaatttctttttcatttGATGAGtcaattaatttagttttcttcgGAATTAGATCCAAACCAACGTCATGTTCAATCGATCCGTGAGtagatttaaattttatgaaacTTCGAGTAGTATTCATAATAGGCAATTTTGTAGTTTCAGAGATATCAAAATCAgaggtatcaaatttcatatcgttcaaaacaatatatttaatatttttactgcctattaatttgtttttatgaaaaaaattctGTTGGTATTGGGAGTCTTTTTTAATTGTATAATTTCGTTCTATTGTTGACTTAAGTATCATGTTTGCTCCAAATATTTCTCCTTCTAAGCCGTTTGTAATACCTGAAATTTTTGAGAAACTGACataaataacatttaatttctaaacaaaatatttcataaaaatacGTAATAGTATATTACCACTGTCAGTTGTACCGTATCCAATTATAATGCTGCCGCCACCGGGTAATATGAAACCGtataactaaaagaaaatataaattaactctattatatcatttaaatatgaaaacaaGAGAAAATGTAATAAGCTAAAAGTTATAtttgaacttttaaaattatagctCAACAATAAAGGCATGCGTACACTTTGGGCTGCCTCGCAGGATGCCAGTCGACCGTCCAAGTAGACTGCCCATGCTCCGAAGTCCGATTGATAAGACAAGCAAGCATGGCGCCACGAATTTTCAGTAATGTCCACTAAAGTACTCGAAAAAGTTCTTCCATTCAAGGCAATTTTCATAAATTTACCACCAGAGTCAAGCCACAACTGTATTACCCGATTATTGCCGTttgctgtaaaaaaaaatcattaaaaatcaATTCACCAATAAAATTAGgcatctgttttttttttttaatcttaaacaAATCTTTATCACAGACTCATGATGATCAACttatcgccagcccactaccgAGCACAGGTCCCCTTAGAATGAAGAGGAATTAAACAATAGTCTgccacacatctttgagaacattatgaagaactctcagttACCTCCGTTAAAGCAATTGGTATAATTTAATTGCCTAAcacacgtaactccgaaaaaaCCGATCCTTGGACCTCCCGAATATAGAAGGCCGGTACCATACATATACTATTACTaactgatgctcgcgacttcgtttccgtaatatataggttttaaaaaatcccatgggaactcactgattttccgggttaaaaagtagcttgtttattaatttggggtataatctatctttattccaaatttcagccaaatccgtccagtaattttgcgtgaaagaataaaaACCATGCATACATTCAtcaatacatacaaactttcgcgtttataatattagtaggatagacTAGCTATTAGACCGTAAACTCGCTAATGAACTTCGTATAAAAAACTAATGCGTTATGGACTTAATTATTCCGACATGTGTAATAGGCAGACTAGCGCAACAAAAAACAGATTATACTAATCCGTCATCAATCACTCATAAATATTGatgttattcaaataataacaaaatatgaaataaattagCACATTAATGATGCCATTTATAATATACAATTAGAGgtaaattttattgaaataaccTTACTTcaacctatttttatttttattaataactagatgttgcccgcgactttgtccgcctgtttttttttaaattttaataacccttaattgcaatctcacctggtaataagtgatgatgtagtctaagatggcagcgggctaatctggattTATTAAATCCCaaggaaactcttcgattttccggataaaattagcctatatctgtacacgggatacaagctatgtacatccacgcggacgaagtcgtgggcatcctctagtaaacaaataaataacaacTTAGAAAACATTAATAATTGTTATGTTGAAATCTGACAACACTTATTAAACATTCCACACTTTTTCTCAGAAAGTTTTCCTTCAATTATGAAATTGAATCTACTTAAGTATGTCTATAAAGGTCACTAAAGTAAACAACATAATTAAATTACGCTGACCATACCCACGCAAATACTATTTAGTAATTGTGAAACTGAATCAAAAATGTATACGTTAAGAAACTTAAACCACCAAACTGGTTCAACTAATGGGGTCATGTTAATTATATCGTAACATATCAGCTCAATGGCTTTGCTGAAAGTAATTCGTTTGTaagtgcattttttttttgtcgagAATGGGTCGAGATTATACTTTTCTCCACTTGCTCGGAAATCGCGTCACAGGGCTCTCTcagtcacttactccatacaatcgtagttccaatttcatttgaatattaagcaaccaaaattccatgaaattttgcagacatattctagaaactaatatctgtgcctgtggtgtttaagatttttctaaaaatatgtatttttaaaattacaggggctcaaagatttgtatgtgaatttttaagaccgcgtaactttgaaaccgaatattttaacagaaatctggaaaaccacagacatagatattagtttctagaatgtctgcaaaatttcatggactttggttgcttaatattcaaattaaattggacctacgtttgtatggagtgagtgacggagagactcctcttaagaaaataaaacatcaaTAAAGGCCAGCAATTTCTAACATGACAATAATACAAATTGTTGAAGTTTCATACTGCTAACGAGTACTTAGTATTggatctataatccaagaaaattggttcagccgttcgaaagttatcagctctttcctagttactgtaaccttcacttgtcgggggtgttataaattattaatttacacttgttgaaattAGGAACATGGAAATTGGTA contains:
- the LOC123880729 gene encoding uncharacterized protein LOC123880729 yields the protein MTWYLCLILSSLVNFRYCINRPVFKVVLTQKGFTQFLQYDVETPPIREFTFCTWLRVFDLSHDQSLFTYVANGNNRVIQLWLDSGGKFMKIALNGRTFSSTLVDITENSWRHACLSYQSDFGAWAVYLDGRLASCEAAQSLYGFILPGGGSIIIGYGTTDSGITNGLEGEIFGANMILKSTIERNYTIKKDSQYQQNFFHKNKLIGSKNIKYIVLNDMKFDTSDFDISETTKLPIMNTTRSFIKFKSTHGSIEHDVGLDLIPKKTKLIDSSNEKEILDFTRKPNIRPTTHDNEKINFWNLLNEAGNIGKFKGHNSKAREQSGSGTQELPTISEYETPPPPVSFNDYIRTSVKIKNPFLKTSFEIKESGKSNLMYNENKYEISEVVKPPPYDKNTKVYGQWTSSQFANSVLNYLKNTNFENKKLKKVPSTIPLVKFSDTLPYASDYKLTKVQPFKFERRNIKTNTIHKRDITHPQINVKILQDDIRSQILESHAKSLPKNVEIINRGQTVTSDKYHRFYRNVDSQISSETIFSSENLKPTPFAAASKVNSMKALSNSGLYKNSKLMAILPFLKSAEYFVDENVEKKFIDSNEMYTKSLSNANKWHNIKSYNNDYTPRRINMESGEIDTSIDKDINTDNKNHPSLRSKYRPESHKIVKNIDEADTLNGRNAALEILNVSSTNPSSISILEYNQGILSDNKVTKSTKKPNLNIFADSRNKKVSNKNNFNQNIKIGNALNERYIIGDNAEANKISFIGGLEKIPDINRYRSDIDHVSEIVPPSLGPKVCKNVELYDGLLYVQPDGSVDVTHILSPEKEKNLGIEFIIQNYKKCSLEGSVFETNALILIDWSKTPVRLFGGSYPKKTTDLCGFF